TTCATTTGTCAAAATTAAAACTTCCACTTTAGctaaaaacaaatgtaacacgcaataaacacaaacaaaatgtCTACCACTGTATATCATCTCCAGTTCCTTCAAATCAGACTTTAGCCAAGAGGAAACATTAACAATCCATGAAAACCTTTAAGAAAACCTTTCAAACTAACCAATAAAACCGACTGTCTACCCGACTGTTTTCCTGCTTCACAACCATTTGCTCCACCAAGTAAATGTAACCGAAATTCTTTTGGTGCATCATCCAGCCTCAAACCCACTGAGAAACAAAACCAGAACAAGCCAGAAACCACAACGCAGAACTTGTTTAGAGGCAATTCAACAGAATCTAAACAGAGATAAATATGAAATACAAGCCAAGATGAGAAAACAGCTGTTATTTGTCACAATGTCTCCTCTTCATACTCATTATCAGATTGGACCAACAGATTATAATCTTTTCTTCTCCGTACTGCAGGAAGAGACGGCTCAAGGGGAATGCCTTGAGCTCAACCAGGACCAGAATTGACAAGTGGTGATCTAATGCAGATGATAGAGCTCTATATTCGCCTCCTCCAGCATAATTTGCTCTGGTTACGTTGATGTGCTTGATTACCAACTGCGGGTGGGTAGCGGTCTTGAGGCCCAAAGCCCACTCGAAAAGCCCCATGTTCATCATGTGTCAACTGGTTTgtggtgatttgattaatttaaattgtgtttggcaatatgtgccactAAAGCACAGCTGGCATTCATATGGACTTTAAGATACAGAAGGCCCTGCTTTATTAGCTGATCTTGAAGCCCTGTCTTAAGAGGGACCCTGTATTAGCCTGGTTCGGAAGCTCTGAATTTTGTTCCATTCTTTTGAATTGCTAAGTAATTCAAACATGATATGTAGGTACATGCTGTAAGTCAACCTATagaaataataaatctgatatAATTTCATTTGTATTGGGTCGTCAAGACAAATGTTGCCATTCAATCGCAAATATTGCTGTACATTGAAAAGGAGGTTGACTTGACACATGTCAGTGTTTGTAGGTCCACTTAAAGGTGggataggtaagtttgagaaaccggctcaagatacactttttgttatattccatggaatgctcttaacatccagcaatgaatatctgaagtgctttgacaaaaaatccattaaaaaatgtcatctgtggaagccgtagtactgtaaaaagcacgaccaatcatctgagccggcccggctaaaataactggatggcctacctgcctgtcagccttccatctgtgcacaaacatgtctcgtgccctcattggtcatgtgcgcgttcgtgtgtgttgaaggagaggctctgtaaggaagtctgaaggaagaggcagattttttctggttgtgtattttcaaattctagcgcactcgagctggtttctccaaaattacctaccccacctttaagttactctgatgacatttttatagtaagaagacatttttgtttcatttatcAAATTACCAAGCACCAAACTGGTTGCCAGGCAGGATCCCAGCATGCTATACTTGCAGAAAGATTTAGAGGGGCCAGGGGTTAAAGGGGTCCCAGTTGCTAATTTTAACTTGAGGGTCTCCTGGCAGGTTAATCGGGCCATGCTGGGGATTACAGACAGTTTCCACTTGGCTGCCTTATTAACTTGTGAGTAATGTCAAGTATCTATACAAAATGGTTTCTGCAAATCCAAAAGTTTGAACAGAACTGCCAAACACTATTTTTGTACTTGAGACTTCCTGACCTCTTTCAGGAAAGGCACTTCCCTGACTGACAGGCAGTGTTTGATAAAGATCCACTGAAAAGTTGTGTTGAGCTGTGAGCTGAGACACAGAAGCTTCTTTGGCCAGATCACCTGATACGGTGAGAGAGCTCTTCCATCACCATGATCCCGAGGCCAAGGACCGGCTGAAATCACAAATACAGAGGAGCGCAGAGCTGGTCAAAACCTACTGAGGTGCAGAGGAGAGATTCAGCTGAGTCAATAAATAATTACGCACCGATCATTGACTACAAGCAGGTCACTCTTGGCTGGTATGGTTCTGGGTCTGATTGCTTATTATCTTTCATGAAACGATCTGATAAAGACTTTAGCTCCTCAGCTTCCTCAGCTCATATGTTCTCACAGGGCGGCACATTTGGATTAACAGCATACCAAGGGGAGCCATGTTGAGTCACTTAGTATTTCTTTGAAAAGCAAAGTCTAAGACCTTCCATTCCCATATTTTTCCTTAAATGTGGGAATACAGTATACAGTAGCATGTTTCACTTTCGGTAATTATTGGTAAAAACACTGGCAAACATTGagtgtggtaaaaaaaaacatctatcTTACATTGTTAAGAGAAGTACTTCAATCACACGTTTTTATGAAGCAATGAATTATCTAGTTTTGCTTGGTAGAGTACATCATATAATAATTgtccttgtttttattatatgttttatCTTTACTACCTAGCGATTCATGCACATTTAGCGTATTTAAGAGTCATTATTATGGGGCATTTTATTCTTTCTCATCAACAGTAAGAAATCCTGTCCTTGAATATAACAGTATACATACAAAAGCTAAATCATCCCAAAAAGACCATCAGTACCAAACATCACTTGTTTTAAAAGCTGAATCCAAGACATGTGCAGGAGAAAGTTTCTTTATTGCAAAATatattgcaaatgtattatgtaAAATCATACATTTCTCTGGTAACTGCACATAAAGTGCCGTTTAATAACATTTTGCTCGTTATCAGCCAGCACGAAAACAGATCATTTCTGTtattgttctgagaaaaaataaGAATCTGGAATTGGTTTATAAAAATCTGGAATCATACTAACAAGTGACAATATAATCCCATTAAAAAGGGAAGCATATCACATTTTAACTTTCCTTGTCTTCATAAGCCTCGACTCCTAAGACTTAACAATAAAACATCGAAATCAAGAGCAGTTGTAGATTAAAGGAAAAAAATAAATGATGTTCGTCATTGGATTTATTGGCATTTAATTGGCAGAATATATTAGAGAAGTCTGTATTTTTTATGGTTCCAGGAGGATGGAATTAACCATAGGACAATGAAGCTTTTCTTAGCGTATTGAAGTTAAACCAACCATATAAGGTTTTCATTTAGAAGCCGCAACCCAACAGTAATAACAAAGTGTTTCATTTTCTGCTCATAGAAAtatgtttacagtaaaacattcAGTAATTACTTGCCGACTCGAACATCTGCTGCAATATAAGAATATATTGAGTGTATGCAGGCTTTTCCAGATATTCTGTTTATTACAGAGGAGAGTAATGAAATGAAGTTCTATCTAAGTAATGAAATGACTCCATTAtgttcaaatgacatcaaatgaAATAGCCTGAAATCACCCCTTTGAGACTAAATGCATGATATTGCTGAGTTTAAAAAATCGTGATTCATGTCAAGAAACCAAAATGAAAACTAAATGTGTCCCTTAAAGTTCACTTAAATTGTAGGAGAAATAACTTCAGATGCTGGAAAGAAAGACAGATTTGAATGTCCCAGAAACACTTGATCAAAGTTTGTGTCTACACCTGGATTTCTGCCTCCAATAGACTTGCAGTGTGGGGCCCTGAGTCGAGTCTGATACCCCCAACCCCAGTGTCAGAGACAACTGGTGAAGCACTGGGCGTCCTTATGGTGAGGGAAGACAGCGATGGGGAGAAATTTGGCGTCATGGCTGAAGGGGTGAGTCCTGTGTTCCTTGCTAAGGGGGAATACGCATATTTGCGGTAAGAGGACTTTCTTCTCATGCTTGGTATATGCCCTGATTTTCGTGGAGGTACAGTCCTAATGCCAGGCTGAGCCACTCCTGTTAAAAGGGGTGGTGGGTACATGAGAAAGCTAGCCTCTGCTGCAAAGTCCTCACGTCCACCTTGAAGCTCCTCATCGGGGAGCATCCCGATATCGGTGAAAACGGAGGCCAGAGTCTGGAAGCGTGGCTCCCAGTCCAACATTTGTTCCCAGCTGTACTGTCCCTGCAGTTCCTCTTCTAGACAAACCAGTGAAGAGAGAGAATCTGCAGAGGCGTGGGCTTCTGAGAGCGGAGCATACCCATTTGTCCTCATGCTCTCCTCCAAATCCCTCACCCTAAGTATTGCAGGGAGTAGTCCCTCACCTCCGCCCTCCTCTTTGAAGTGGTAGAGGCTTTCTGTGCTGGCCATTCCTGAGATAAAACGTTTATTGACAGATGTAATATGCTCTGGTCCTACATCGATAGAGTGACAGGAGATGGTGTCCCCTGGTAAAGAAGAGTCTGGGATCTCCGTGTCATGGTTGCCCTGCACAGATTCATCTCTATGACATGTGTACTGATTAATCCACTTGATCTCCTGGTCTTCGGCTGTCTCACCTTCTGCTGATCCACGTCCGCTCGAGTCTGATGGATTGTATGGATTGGGAATCTCCCTCGTGGTATCCGGTATGCTGGGCTGTTCTATCTCCTGCAGAGGGATGGCCCTTGGGCCAATGGTTCTACCAAACGAGCCTGTGCCGTTGTTCAAGTTGACGGCAATGGCAGCAGCCTTTTTGATTGACGCTTCCTTGATCTTGTACCTGAGAACCAAGCCCACAAAAATGAGGAGCACAAGGAGGAACATGATTAGCGAGATACTCAAACTAAGCATATGTGCATCAAGAGGAACCCCCGTGAGGGCCTCTGCTGAGCTGGAGATGTTGACCAAAACTAGGCAGGCGGTGGTCCTAGAAGCCAATCTGGGACTACCTGCAGACACGACCAGCTCCACCATATCTTCTTTAGCATAGGGGCCTCTTCTGCGATACACAGGACCCGACACAAAAATGGCcccaattgttttgtttattgagaAAAACTGTGATGACTTCACAAGGGAGTACTCCACCATCCCGTCCACCCCTCCATCATGGTCCATCGCCATCACATAACCGACTGTCTCTCCAAGCTGGGCGTTTTCTGGCAGGAAGAATTGGTATCGCTTTTGGGTGAAGACGGGACTGAACTCATCCACTCCTTTGATGGTCACCTGAACTCTCACCGTAGCTGCTTTGTCCCCTTTGTCTCTGGCCTCCACGACGaagcagtattcactctctcgtTCGTAATCAAAGGTATGTCTGGTGTGAATGTCTCCTGTTAGAGGGTCGATGGcaaaggcctccttcttctcgGGACTGCCACTGCCATAGTCCATGAAGCAAGAGGACACAATAGAGTAGGTGAGCTGGCCATAGGGGCCTAAGTCATTGTCCACAGCATGGACAGAACAGGTGTGGGTAAACGCTGGGAGGTTCTCCAGTACAGAACAGTTAATGGTAGGGAACATGAAGTATGGAGTGTTGTCATTGACATCCAATACTGTGATGAAGACCACAGTAAAAGCCACTTTACGTTCTTCAGATGAATCACCACCATCAGATGCTCGGATGGTGAGGGTATATGTTGAGTCTTCCTCATAGTCAAGTGAGTTGTTGACCACCAAAAGGCCAGACTGAGGGTCTAACTTGAGGTGACCTTTGCTGTTCCCTGAGATAATGTCGTACCGCAACAGGCCGTTGGTTCCCAGGTCAGGATCCTGAGCACTGACCTGGACCAGCCTGGTACCTACAGGACTGTTTTCACTAACCTGTGCATGGTATCCTGTGCTGGAAAAGACAGGGGTATTGTCATTGCAGTCTGTCACAGTCACCATAACGACAGCAGAGCTGTTCAGTGGAGGAGTTCCTCGATCAGACACACTCACTGTTAGTGTGTAGCTCTCCTTGGTCTCACGGTCCAAAGGGTTACACAGAACCAGTTTTCCTACGTTTCTCATCTGATTCTCAACCTGAACCATTTTCACTTCCAGACAGAATTGCCTCTCCTCATTTCCCTTGAcgatggtgtagtccaaatggGTGTTTTCGGGACTCCAGTCTTGGTCCTCTGCAGAAAGTGTCAGTAGCGTGGTGCCTGTGGGCATGTCCTCTGGGACGGTGAGTGTAAAGATGTCCTGGAGGAACAAAGGTGCATGGTCGTTGGTATCCAGAATCAGCATATCTACGGAGGTGACAGTGGACTGCACAGGATCGCCTTCGTCTCTGGCCTCCACCAGCAGATGGACCAGGTTGCTGTTTGTGATGGCCTTCAGGGGCTTTTTGGTGAAAATAGATCCTGcaagacaaaacatgttttCAGGAGTGAATCAATTGTCATTATTATAAGATGCACTAACCAATACTTTTTATAATGTATCCAATGGCAAAGTTAAATGGAGCTTTTTGGATACTTTACATTATTCTTGTTGTTTTCAACCTAACTGTACAATACCCTATTTTTGGTAGATTTGTAATTATAGCGGAAAATATAACACGCTCAAAAGACCCAGATATTTCTGTTGGTAGAAAGTAAATTCAAGTTAAAGGTCGGATTTAAACATGACCCCAGATGAATGACAATGTTGCTTTGTGTCGACTCAAAGTGTGAATAGGCAACTGTACTTAAAAGGAGATTTCACTGTCCAAGTAAATCTTCTACTAAAGGGTGTTTCAGTTTTATTCAAAAAATATATTGCAGCCAGTCATTAAGCAGTCTTTCTGAAGTAACAAAAATGATGGATGACTTTACAAATACACTTTCACGGATTGTTCCAAACATGTCTGCTTGTAAGGCAATATATTAAGAGTTAAATCAAAATGGTCCCTGTCATTAGACACCGCAATGCACCATAATTTCCtgtgtgattattatttaatgaaTTCCATGTGCAGACTGAGAGAGCAAATTTCACTCTTGGATAACAATAAGGTGTTTGTCTTTTCGATGTATTGTTCCACTTCACTGCCACTTCAATTTTTGTACATGATGACTTCATTCACTATACTCCAAAGCAGCACTGTTCATTGTTAATAAACAAATATCCATTGAGAGGCACTTCACCACAAAAACCATCACATTAACATTTCGGTTTTAGAGGACTTTTGTCAACATTGCAATTTTCATTGGTGCTGGTCACCGCAAAATGGaggaaatatatttatttaaatatcaaaCTCTGGAGTTCAATGATAGATGCCCATGAATCATACTTGAGTGGAAAAGACTAGCCAAAAATGTGGAGCAGTGGTTTCTTTTCAGTTCTGTAGGATTTATCTTCCCGCTAATGTTTAGACATTTTAAAAAGGGAGATACTAGGATAGGCATGGCTCCTCtgaagcactttatctcaattacTTCTAATTGCCTTCTCTGCTGCTTCTCTTCCCATTGCCCCAGAAACTCACTTGCACATCCAAgaatattaaaaatatatacactCGAGAAATATACTGCGATTGGCAGAATGACAACTCTGATATTATTTGCTGAGCTGCTCAGAACCACGCATAGACTTTATCCGCTCCCTTTTTTTAGCCTGTTTTCCTTCTTCGATGCCAGAAAAACTGATTTTAAATTTTAAAAGAGGGAAGAAGAGGGTAGAGTATAAAAATCAGACCACTAGACAGTCATAAAACGTGTACAGCCTACATGTAGGTAATGTCTTTACAGAAAAACTGCAATCTATTTTGGATAATTGTTTTATCCTTTTGATGACTTCTTAACCTGTCCCTTTTCTATATATGTGTAAACAGCTACTGAGGGTTTACTGTCAATGAAAGCTTGTTTGGAGCTATTGTAGGATGTCTTTTCCATCAGTAAAGCAGTGAAACTATCTCACCATTGTCTGGCTCGATGTAAAAGCCTTGTAAAGGAGATGAAAGAAGCCTGTAGGTGATCTTCCCATTGAGTCCAGCGTCTCTGTCGGTAGCAGACACTGACAAGATGAACATGTCTGCCGTAACCAACTCTGACAACTCCACCTTGAACAGAGAACAAATAGTAAGTCACATCTGAGGAAAGATTATGATGTAAAGTCTATATCCAGTCAATTACCACTTTCTTATAAGcttaatacatttgttttactgCTCCATAACTCAACATTTGGACTTTTGAGTTGTACGGTGTAATAACTCTTTAATTCAGAGGATCCTTCAAATGGACAGTCCCACTTCTATTTAGAAAAACAGAAACATTCAAATAATTCAGTcaatattttgacattttttaaaGTTCTGACTTTTATGGAGTTTTTGAAGTGGAAGAATCGTTCAATTAACTAATATTTGTCAAAACACAACTGGTGGCGTTGTATAACGTGCCAAACTTGTGACCATTTATTTAAAGTGTGCTCCACCAGGTGAAGAAGTCAAAGTCAAAgtaaactttattgtcaatctcaaaatatgtttgtgcACACAGAAAGATtgaaatactgtttcccacagtcccgaggtataaaataaaataaaggataTCAATATAgatataaaatatgtatatacaatAAGTGCTATAAGAACTATAAGAAGTGTTGTTTACCCAACACATTTACACTATGTGAAATGTAGGATACATTATTTCTTGAGATTGACCTATACTAACGAAAGAAAAGTAAGCTGCTTTTAACTACCCTGCTTTTGGAccagtctttttcttttttttttttataaatctgcCTCATGTGAATTCTCCGACTTTATGAAAGTGACAGACCAAACCACAGGAGTGTCTCTTTGATGACATAAGGAGTATGCACCAAAACAGAACAAGTTATACTGAAGTGTAATGTGCACCAGACACATGTTTTTTATAACCCTGTAACCAAAAAGTAGTTCTTCTTAATCactttaataaaacataaaaaaataacGTAAACTTCAAAATGTAATGGAAGGTTACACCTTCTGTAATTTCACAGTAATACCATGCATGTACTGTGTTATTCATGGCATTGTGACACACACCAGTATGTATGTGTACCTTTAATCTTCATATAATAATTTGTACCTGGTAGGAAACCTTGGTGAAGACTGGAGCGTTGTCATTGACGTCAAGCACTTGAACTTTGACCTCTCCAGTGGTCTGGTGGAGGGAATCAGAGGCCCAGACTACCACGGTGTACTCTGTCTGCTCCTCATAGTCCAGGGCCTGAGTCAGGGTGACTACACCAGTATATTGATCAATGGCAAAGGGGTCATTGAGGCTATTGTTGCCTGAAAAGCTGAAGGTGATGGTTGAGCTCAAGTCCACATCATTGGCAGTGACCTGGGTGACCATGTAACCTGCTGGCAGATCTACAATACCAAAGAAGATGTCAAAATAGGTCCACAAACAGACAAAGAACAAACGCAGTGTTTATATAGTGTTTATCTATGACAGCAGTAGTGCTTACTCTCTGCTATAACTACAGGCTCCATGGGGGGGATGGCGGGGCTGTTGTCATTGACGTCCACCACCTGGACCCtgatggtggtggtgctgcTGAGCGGAGGGTTCCCCCTGTCTGCGGCCCGCAGGACCAGTCTGTAATATAAAATGTAGTGAAAAATGAATGATGGCACTTTGGATATTATAGCTAGGTAGTTTATGTTTTATGCTGGGCTGGAATTGTATGGGATATTGTACTCTCAATAACAAGTGAGGACATTAAAAGAAACACGACTTTCACTCGAGCAGACTTTTGAGCTGAACTACTTTGAGCTACAATATTTAAAGGATTTAAAGAAATCCTAATAAAGATAAAACATAGATTATTTGGTCAACATGGAACAACTACAGCTTCTGCAAGGGTTTGACAAAGTGTCAAAGGCAGAAACTCTTATTATAATTAAATGGTTTGTTGCTAAAAGTGTAAACATGTAATACAGATAACTTTAAACATTGACAAAATATACCATGGATATTTGAAGTAAACTCACTTAGGCTGCTTATACAGAGACTATCTATGAGAGGATGGCACAATTTAGTTGAAGTAAAAACGTATAAATGTATTCTGTCTCAAGTATCATACTTTCTAGAAATagtaaaatatttattttttaaatcgaTGTCATCGTACTTGTATGAAGGGGTGATCTCGCGGTCCAGCAAGACATTGGTAGCAAGAATCCCACGAACAGAGTCCAAGACGAACGCTTCGTTAGAGTTACCGGACACCATGGAGTAATCAATCTGTCCGTTCACCCCGCTGTCAGCATCAGACGCAAACATCTGCAAACATGTGGGTGTTTAATGACCTCTAAACACCAATCATCACAACTAAATATATGATATACCTGCTTGGTATTTCTAATGTCATAGGGTTTAATATTCATAACATCTACCTGCATGATGTAGGTGTTGTGCACCTGCCCCTCCCAGACAGCTGTTCTGTAGCTGCTGTGTTCAAACACCGGTGCATTGTCATTGACATCCAGCAGGCTGATGGAGACCCTGCAGTGGGCCGTCTGCAGCCCGCTGTCAGCCAGCACCACCAGATGGATCTCAGCGCTCGCCTCAAAGTCCAGGGAGTTATCTTTCTGCACCCGGATCTCACCTGGAGGAGAGGAATAAGCCATTAGTAAGACATATCCCAAAGACTGTAACAACCCAACATCAGACACTGGTATACTCTTTCTATGTCgatattaaaacatttttaaaagtcccatgtcatgcttgtcatcctcagctgcagctccgcggaTTTCTCAGCCTGGACTCAGCCTGAGACAGCGGGACAAGGCGACTCGGCGAGGCCCGGCCCCGgtccgagcacacacacagacccacagccaggctgcgggtctgtgtgtgttctcGGACCGGGCCTCGCCGTGTCCCGCCGTCCCGCAGACCCCACGACGCAACCAGGAAACAAcaccagctcacactgtccactccagcagcgagccccgcaacgtcccgccaacacggcacccagaccctacgcagcattctcatctctTTGTCAttgctggtgtcattttctggttgctaacgccattgtaacacataatcactgatgttccgctgtaacggtggtggactcatcagaacagagtgggcgagctgaccaatcagagcagagtgggctcacaggctccaacaagccatttagagtgaatacacatactatacagagatgctgtatgggaaaccaatgtgagtttggaaaattgcacaatataaatctattctagaagacctcaacaatggaattatgatcagtagaaatggccatgacatggaacCTTTAAATCAAATAGGAGGAAAGCAATTGAAACAAAAACATGAATCTTCATCGATTAAGAAAGGTGCTGACAGAAGCATA
Above is a window of Pseudochaenichthys georgianus chromosome 1, fPseGeo1.2, whole genome shotgun sequence DNA encoding:
- the LOC139434257 gene encoding protocadherin-23-like, with product MRMLRRVWVPCWRDVAGLAAGVDSVSWCCFLVASWGLRDGGTRRGPVREHTQTRSLAVGEIRVQKDNSLDFEASAEIHLVVLADSGLQTAHCRVSISLLDVNDNAPVFEHSSYRTAVWEGQVHNTYIMQMFASDADSGVNGQIDYSMVSGNSNEAFVLDSVRGILATNVLLDREITPSYKLVLRAADRGNPPLSSTTTIRVQVVDVNDNSPAIPPMEPVVIAENLPAGYMVTQVTANDVDLSSTITFSFSGNNSLNDPFAIDQYTGVVTLTQALDYEEQTEYTVVVWASDSLHQTTGEVKVQVLDVNDNAPVFTKVSYQVELSELVTADMFILSVSATDRDAGLNGKITYRLLSSPLQGFYIEPDNGSIFTKKPLKAITNSNLVHLLVEARDEGDPVQSTVTSVDMLILDTNDHAPLFLQDIFTLTVPEDMPTGTTLLTLSAEDQDWSPENTHLDYTIVKGNEERQFCLEVKMVQVENQMRNVGKLVLCNPLDRETKESYTLTVSVSDRGTPPLNSSAVVMVTVTDCNDNTPVFSSTGYHAQVSENSPVGTRLVQVSAQDPDLGTNGLLRYDIISGNSKGHLKLDPQSGLLVVNNSLDYEEDSTYTLTIRASDGGDSSEERKVAFTVVFITVLDVNDNTPYFMFPTINCSVLENLPAFTHTCSVHAVDNDLGPYGQLTYSIVSSCFMDYGSGSPEKKEAFAIDPLTGDIHTRHTFDYERESEYCFVVEARDKGDKAATVRVQVTIKGVDEFSPVFTQKRYQFFLPENAQLGETVGYVMAMDHDGGVDGMVEYSLVKSSQFFSINKTIGAIFVSGPVYRRRGPYAKEDMVELVVSAGSPRLASRTTACLVLVNISSSAEALTGVPLDAHMLSLSISLIMFLLVLLIFVGLVLRYKIKEASIKKAAAIAVNLNNGTGSFGRTIGPRAIPLQEIEQPSIPDTTREIPNPYNPSDSSGRGSAEGETAEDQEIKWINQYTCHRDESVQGNHDTEIPDSSLPGDTISCHSIDVGPEHITSVNKRFISGMASTESLYHFKEEGGGEGLLPAILRVRDLEESMRTNGYAPLSEAHASADSLSSLVCLEEELQGQYSWEQMLDWEPRFQTLASVFTDIGMLPDEELQGGREDFAAEASFLMYPPPLLTGVAQPGIRTVPPRKSGHIPSMRRKSSYRKYAYSPLARNTGLTPSAMTPNFSPSLSSLTIRTPSASPVVSDTGVGGIRLDSGPHTASLLEAEIQV